In the genome of Penaeus monodon isolate SGIC_2016 chromosome 30, NSTDA_Pmon_1, whole genome shotgun sequence, the window GTGTTTCTCCtacagagaagaggcaaaggcTCGAATGCTCGCTAcatgaaaatgaaggaaatggtGAAGAACATGGACCTAATAGGCAATCATACTGAAGTTAACATGACGCAAAGGCTGAATCAAGTCATAATCGACTTGGATTTCTTCATTCAGCCAATTGTGCAGGCTAGTAATGATGTCTGATGGTGATATATTCAAATGAAGACAGCCTGCATAGAAGACATAACCTTTTGTATTTCATCCGTGCCTTGCACTGTACCTATTAGTTTTCTATTGATTTCTTTACAGGAATTTCCCGAGAAGTCAACATTCCGCCTGCATAATTTGGAAAAGAAGTACGATACAATGTCTTTGGCTGAGTTGATGGCTCTGGATGGATTCAGCGAGAACGTGAGATTTGGGCAGTGNNNNNNNNNNNNNNNNNNNNNNNNNNNNNNNNNNNNNNNNNNNNNNNNNNNNNNNNNNNNNNNNNNNNNNNNNNNNNNNNNNNNNNNNNNNNNNNNNNNNNNNNNNNNNNNNNNNNNNNNNNNNNNNNNNNNNNNNNNNNNNNNNNNNNNNNNNNNNNNNNNNNNNNNNNNNNNNNNNNNNNNNNNNNGAGATAATGGAGGACAAACTGTGCCAAAGCTCgttactaacccctcccctgtctGGTTCTGAAACGCCTCAGATCGACTGGCATAAACTCGTATCCGATCTGCTGGGCATCAGTGTCGACCCCAAGAGCATTAAGGTGCAGGTTTACTTCAAGGATCGACTGCAGAAAATCATCGAGCACGTTAACGAAAATATTTACGAGTAGGTTCAACATCCGTCGACGAATGTCTGGAAACGAGTAGTGCTTCGCagtagaatgataatgaaaatggcagTACACTATAATGACTTAGCTGAAGATGCGAAGCGTGAAAACTATTATTCAAGCTTTGGGTggagacaaaaaataatattcccGTCTTCTGACCTTTCAGCGCATCGAACATTCATGCCATGTTCATGATGCTTTGGAGTGAACAGCTGTATAACGACTTCGTGGACCCCCTCGgggttgccatgggctctcccgaTTACTGCCTCCGCATTGTGAAGAATCTGATGCACGACTTCTCGTCTTACCTGTATCTTGATGCCTTGGGAGCCAATCTCGACGAGTATCAGCAGCAGGTGGCGTGGGCATTCCTCCTCGTATCAGTAACTGAAACATAAACcaaagttttctttctttatttaccttttcataCATGTAAACCTTTTGACACATCCATGAGTCGAGGCGACGAGGCAAACGAGCAAGCAAGCCaaagcaaaaataagaaagacagaACAAATTGTTGCAACTGAAACATCTCCCTACCTCCGAGAATCCAGGttgactattatcatttttgtattgtaCTAAACGTTCACAGATCAACACGATGGTCCGGCTGACGAAGAAGACGGCCGAAGAGCAGCTGAGGCGAGCGCATCCTTCCTCGCCCGACAACTTACTCATCGAGAAGCTGCGCAAAATGACCGGCGAGACGATGGACCTCGAGACCTCGAAAAACATCCTGGCGCACAGCAGGACGGGGGTAAGAGCATCAGCACTACATACAGAGACTCTGACCCGGTTATTCCCAACCTTTTCTATTCTGCGGCCCCCGACCAGTATATAGTANNNNNNNNNNNNNNNNNNNNNNNNNNNNNNNNNNNNNNNNNNNNNNNNNNNNNNNNNNNNNNNNNNNNNNNNNNNNNNNNNNNNNNNNNNNNNNNNNNNNNNNNNNNNNNNNNNNNNNNNNNNNNNNNNNNNNNNNNNNNNNNNNNNNNNNNNNNNNNNNNNNNNNNNNNNNNNNNNNNNNNNNNNNNNNNNNNNNNNNNNNNNNNNNNNNNNNNNNNNNNNNNNNNNNNNNNNNNNNNNNNNNNNNNNNNNNNNNNNNNNNNNNNNNNNNNNNNNNNNNNNNNNNNNNNNNNNNNNNNNNNNNNNNNNNNNNNNNNNNNNNNNNNNNNNNNNNNNNNNNNNNNNNNNNNNNNNNNNNNNNNNNNNNNNNNNNNNNNNNNNNNNNNNNNNNNNNNNNNNNNNNNNNNNNNNNNNNNNNNNNNNNNNNNNNNNNNNNNNNNNNNNNNNNNNNNNNNNNNNNNNNNNNNNNNNNNNNNNNNNNNNNNNNNNNNNNNNNNNNNNNNNNNNNNNNNNNNNNNNNNNNNNNNNNNNNNNNNNNNNNNNNNNNNNNNNNNNNNNNNNNNNNNNNNNNNNNNNNNNNNNNNNNNNNNNNNNNNNNNNNNNNNNNNNNNNNNNNNNNNNNNNNNNNNNNNNNNNNNNNNNNNNNNNNNNNNNNNNNNNNNNNNNNNNNNNNNNNNNNNNNNNNNNNNNNNNNNNNNNNNNNNNNNNNNNNNNNNNNNNNNNNNNNNNNNNNNNNNNNNNNNNNNNNNNNNNNNNNNNNNNNNNNNNNNNNNNNNNNNNNNNNNNNNNNNNNNNNNNNNNNNNNNNNNNNNNNNNNNNNNNNNNNNNNNNNNNNNNNNNNNNNNNNNNNNNNNNNNNNNNNNNNNNNNNNNNNNNNNNNNNNNNNNNNNNNNNNNNNNNNNNNNNNNNNNNNNNNNNNNNNNNNNNNNNNNNNNNNNNNNNNNNNNNNNNNNNNNNNNNNNNNNNNNNNNNNNNNNNNNNNNNNNNNNNNNNNNNNNNNNNNNNNNNNNNNNNNNNNNNNNNNNNNNNNNAAATCGTTTTTTCTCCAACCTTAGTCATTTCTACCATATCTTTAAAAACGATAACAAACCTGTCTTGTTCTGTTGCAGGTGAATAGTACAGGGAACTTCATTGAAGACTGCCGTACACTCTTGTTACGGTACAGATCCtacttatatagtatgtatgaaagAGGACCCTCCAATCCTGAAGTTATGTAAGTTTGTCTGCGCAGATGTTTGTTTAAGAATGNNNNNNNNNNNNNNNNNNNNNNNNNNNNNNNNNNNNNNNNNNNNNNNNNNNNNNNNNNNNNNNNNNNNNNNNNNNNNNNNNNNNNNNNNNNNNNNNNNNNNNNNNNNNNNNNNNNNNNNNNNNNNNNNNNNNNNNNNNNNNNNNNNNNNNNNNNNNNNNNNNNNNNNNNNNNNNNNNNNNNNNNNNNNNNNNNNNNNNNNNNNNNNNNNNNNNNNNNNNNNNNNNNNNNNNNNNNNNNNNNNNNNNNNNNNNNNNNNNNNNNNNNNNNNNNNNNNNNNNNNNNNNNNNNNNNNNNNNNNNNNNNNNNNCTGAGATATGCCTTCTANNNNNNNNNNNNNNNNNNNNNNNNNATGCTTAATATTTTGTGACAGGTTTTTGTTTTATCTGCAGTTAATTTTCGAAACAACAGTTTTCAATGGATTTCCAGCTTGACTGATATAAATCCTTTCATTCCTTTTGCCTAAGGCTTTTGTAAGGTATTTATTCACAATTCATCGAAGTGAAGATAGTAAATTCGCTGCACAGTGCACAGTTCTCCATTCTGCCGCACAAATGCGAACTTTGGTTCAGGACGCGTGCTTCCACGGCCTTGGCTGCTAGAGTATTTAGTTTTCAGCAAAGAAAGTTCACTGTTAGTTCCCGCGTGTTACAGACCTTGTAAAACATCGTGTAATAAAGCAGGGACAATCTTCAAGGTCAGTTTGGGCTTAGAGCACTTAAAAAAGATGTCCAGGCGATCGTTTTTTAAGCAACCATCTCGTTGCAGGTGGAATCAGTTCCTTCTACCTTACAAAAGTTACGGTACCTACGTCTACGCCATGAACAAATTCTGTGAGTTTGAACTACACTCATTTTGAGTAAAATAACAAGTATAAGATAAACTAACGTCATTAAACAAACTATGCATATGTGGATTGCATTAATCCCACAACTTTATTTCCGGCCACTGTCTGATTGAATTTTCACTTGCAGTGATCCCGTACGGTGCCATGGCAGCCCCGCTCTTCTATGGCGACGATGTCCCCCATTATGTCAACTTCGCTGGCATTGGTCACATGATCGCACACGAGCTCATGCACAGCTTTGACGGCACAGGTGAGCACAGATCCCCTTTTATGCACATGCAACATAGTAGAGGTGGGCTTAATCGATTACAATAATCAAATACATCgtttactaaagaaaaaaacaatcgacTTTTCTGATAAAGAATATCTACAGTGATAAACTCTGGTAATCAGATATCTCCCTGCCGTTCGTTCATTATACCATCACCCTGTCATGATGTCATCCTTTCTCAGTGCTACGCTGCCCATCCCATCCATACGTAAAATATTGACCAAAAATTCAAGTCATTGCAAATCATTTTCTTTCCTATAGTAATCATTAACAGcgcttcccattttttttctagtatcacCCACCACAGCAGTAATGGCTGTCCAAATGGGCTCAAAGAGATCTGGGTTATATAGGcataattttttatcatgaacaaataaataacaactcccccccccccttagtggGAAAGGGCCGAGTCAACTCATGCTTTGGTCTCCCGAAGGCTAGAAATGGCAGCTAGGATATACAATTAAAgcttattgtttattgttatattataggaTAATTTATCTGTTTGTAATTCTAAATCTTGCAAATTGTAAGGAAACGACCAAAAAAAGCTTGTAGGCAGATGAAAAATCGTGACACGTTAGCGGTATATTGGAATGAATTATTTTGCTGACATGTGAACTTAAAATGTGACGTTCTCCGTAGGTATCTACTACGACGGCGAAAGAAGAAACCAGGACAAGATCTCAGAGAGCCAAGCTTATGTGCCTCATACTGAGTGTCTGTCAGAAAAACTCATTTACCCTCAGTATGTTAATACAACAAGTGATCTTGACACAAACTTTACGGTCAGTGTTCTAGTTTTTAAGCTTGCTTAAGGTGCATATTCAATGCCATAAACATTTCCAAACACATAAATGGGACAATTCCAATACTGGAAGATTTTAAGTAAAGTAGACAGTGCAAGTTTGCCTAGGCTCAGAAAGAGAATTTACGTAAGTTTATGCGAGCGTAAGTGTAAGTACCGTTTTCTCTTCTACAGCTGCCTCACCGCCTCGCCCTCAACGAGCTCCTCTCGGACTCCGCGGCCACCAGACTGGCTTGGGAAACTTACATCTCCTTACGTGAGTAATTCAAGATACAGTCTTTTGAGAATGGGACAAGNNNNNNNNNNNNNNNNNNNNNNNNNNNNNNNNNNNNNNNNNNNNNNNNNNNNNNNNTTGTGTCATTCAAATCGCGATCAGCCGGCATGCGGGGAATGGGGTGGGATGACGGGAACGCTGGCTTGATCAAGTTTTGCCTAATAAAGTAGTCCTAATGAAAATGATTTAGTCTgtccataattattttattgccaTTGTTCACTTTAAACGTCTCCCtttaaaatgaatgaaatgattattatatattgtttgaaaAGGGgcataattatatgaaattagcTAATCTGAAGAAATCGCCATTAAGTCAAAGTATGTAGGCTAATTGCGGTTACATACACAAATGCAGTTAAACTGCAAATTCAGTTGTGATAAAATTGCAGTTTATAGTTTACCTTATAATTTCATGCTCCAAATTAGGTTTATCTGCTTACGATTGCTATGTACTCTAACAGTAGTATGCCCCAAAGAACAATTGTATACCTTAGATTGCATATTATACTCTTGCGTCCTAAGTGCAAGCTCATAACTGAAATATGTTCTTtgaatacaattttatattttaaaccacAAATTTATCATCAAATTACAGTTACCCTAACTTACAATTACAGCTCTAATTTACAATCTATTACTGCAAATGAAGACGATAACGACATTGCAGACCGTAGGTACCTAACAATACAATACTTGTACACTTCCCAACAGTCACAGGCGTTGAGCTCCAACATCGTCGCCAAGCCACCACTCACAGGTATTTACACATATGTTCTTTCGAAGAGCATATGACACAGGGTAATTCTGTCACATTTCCAAACATCTAATTGACGAAGCCTAGGCATACAGTACACTTCATGAAGTTCCTTGGTTGCTTCTCACACTTTTATCTCTGGACATGCCTTGTATAGTTATATAGCAAGAACGATTAGCACTGACTGTTTCAAGTTCTGTTCCTGGAATCGACTTGAAGATGTACACTACCAGTCTTCATTAGCATGAGCAGCATTTCCCCTAACAATGTTGACCTCCCTCCTCGATGCTAACCTTGCCTTCAATGGACGCTCCACCAGGTGGACGGGGTGGAAGCAGCCAGCCCAGCCGCCGCCGACGATCCCTGGACTGGTATCCCCCAGGAGCTCGAGCCAAACGCCAGGCCGTGATGCCGCCTCCGGGACCTATTAAACCCTTGCCTTCGACCAACACTTCGGAGCCAAAACTGCCTTTCCTGGACCTGACACCCATTCAACTGTACTTCCTCCGCACAGCGCAGGTAAattctttgttttgatttctaCTATTCATCAATTTACTCATGCATAAAACATGGCCCCATCTTTCCTCCGAGCTATGAGGATGATTGTTATATCTaatcctcaccccccacccccaaactctGAGCTGCTTCCAAGTTTCAATTGAATGAGCCATAAAATCTCTTCGTGATCAGACGCAGTGCAGCGCTACCAGTGACATCATGTTTAACGTCAAAGAAGATGAGCATCTGCCATCTCGCCTCAGGTACTGTTCTGCCATACATTTGTGTTTAAGAAAGATTTGTGGTATTTGCCATTATCTCCATAGTGATTGGCTGTATAATTGACAGGTTTAGATTAGCCTCGTTCATCATAATGGCTTCTAttcatttaagaaaaataatagatatgtgtCGGTTATGACTATCTTTACATTTAGTTTTAAGGACACGTTAGTTATGTTCAGAGAAGGTTGCCTCNNNNNNNNNNNNNNNNNNNNNNNNNNNNNNNNNNNNNNNNNNNNNNNNNNNNNNNNNNNNNNNNNNNNNNNNNNNNNNNNNNNNNNNNNNNNNNNNNNNNNNNNNNNNNNNNNNNNNNNNNNNNNNNNNNNNNNNNNNNNNNNNNNNNNNNNNNNNNNNNNNNNNNNNNNNNNNNNNNNNNNNNNNNNNNNNNNNNNNNNNNNNNNNNNNNNNNNNNNNNNNNNNNNNNNNNNNNNNNNNNNNNNNNNNNNNNNNNNNNNNNNNNNNNNNNNNNNNNNNNNNNNNNNNNNNNNNNNNNNNNNNNNNNNNNNNNNNNNNNNNNNNNNNNNNNNNNNNNNNNNNNNNNNNNNNNNNNNNNNNNNNNNNNNNNNNNNNNNNNNNNNNNNNNNNNNNNNNNNNNNNNNNNNNNNNNNNNNNNNNNNNNNNNNNNNNNNNNNNNNNNNNNNNNNNNNNNNNNNNNNNNNNNNNNNNNNNNNNNNNNNNNNNNNNNNNNNNNNNNNNNNNNNNNNNNNNNNNNNNNNNNNNNNNNNNNNNNNNNNNNNNNNNNNNNNNNNNNNNNNNNNNNNNNNNNNNNNNNNNNNNNNNNNNNNNNNNNNNNNNNNNNNNNNNNNNNNNNNNNNNNNNNNNNNNNNNNNCGTTTTCCTTCCCTCCGTACAGAGTGAATATGATTCTGATGAACGACCCGCTGTTCGCCGAGGCCTTCCAGTGCCAGGGGGGGGAGCCCATGGTGGCCGACGAGCAGTGCGACTTCTCCTTGGGGTAGAGGAGCGTCTCCATCAGCTCTCAATTTCTTTNNNNNNNNNNNNNNNNNNNNNNNNNNNNNNNNNNNNNNNNNNNNNNNNNNNNNNNNGTCTATGCCATGCTAATGATTGTCATTACTTCCTCTGTCAAGTATCAGTGATTTGTCATGTGAATCAAATAAATACTGTTAAAACGATTTTGAATGAAAGAACGTCTGTGAACTGATTCTCAAATGTTCttgcaaataagaaaaaactgaaaaataacaatGTGTAAATAANNNNNNNNNNNNNNNNNNNNNNNNNNNNNNNNNNNNNNNNNNNNNNNNNNNACATTTTCCTTTACTCGGTGTTTCTTTGGCACAGTGAAATAGCCGACTGGGAAATTTGATTAATCcaactttatattttttccttgatgAATGACTGCCTTCCCAATTGTGTCATTTGTTTGTTTCGGAAATATGAATGTCTAGGTGATATTTATGTATTCTTCACACTTACGCTGTTTTAAAATTGTTAGTGCgactatttaaattttcataggTTGTAAGTGAAGCCTGGATATGGTCTGGGAACAAANNNNNNNNNNNNNNNNNNNNNNNNNNNNNNNNNNNNNNNNNNNNNNNNNNNNNNNNNNNNNNNNNNNNNNNNNNNNNNNNNNNNNNNNNNNNNNNNNNNNNNNNNNNNNNNNNNNNNNNNNNNNNNNNNNNNNNNNNNNNNNNNNNNNNNNNNNNNNNNNNNNNNNNNNNNNNNNNNNNNNNNNNNNNNNNNNNNNNNNNNNNNNNNNNNNNNNNNNNNNNNNNNNNNNNNNNNNNNNNNNNNNTCAGATTTCCTGTTAATTCCTCATGTCTTATCCATCCATGTACATGCcctaaaagaggaagaaggtaacaaaaaatacagaatacCTTGTTTTGCACACTGTAACACTTATACATGATAAATCACAGCACGAAACAAAAGGCAATTCTAATCATATCTATTaaatgcaaacataaacacaggaTAATAAACAAGCCTACGGNNNNNNNNNNNNNNNNNNNNNNNNNNNNNNNNNNNNNNCGGGGTTTCAGTCACTCTGACGAAGGCGGAGCGAAAGGACGGCTCCTCGCTGTTCCTCGTAACTGGCGTCGTGTGTGCAATCTTTTCCAGTCTGTTGCCGGCCACAGGTATGATGTAAGTGCGCTTTGTCGTGAGATTCTTTTCTTCTGGCTTTAAAAGGTCAATGTATAAGGTGATGGAAGGTTGCTAATTAGTGGTTCCGGACATAAATNNNNNNNNNNNNNNNNNNNNNNNNNNNNNNNNNNNNNNNNNNNNNNNNNNNNNNNNNNGGTGAAAGTGTCGTTGtgtgctggttgtgtgtgtgtggtcgagtTTTGTTGTAGTTTTTCTCGGAGTAGAGGCTCTGGGCATGTATCATGTTATGTGCTGATGTCCGATTAATAATGTTACTGATCATGGATCGGTGTTTGGTTTAAGTAATTGTGTAAGAATTActgtattaataatttataaagttatataaatagtttcatatataatgaattttGTGCTCGATTATAAATATTTACcgtatgcatttacatacacgTCAGAGCCACATCTGGGGAAGAAGATATTGTCTATGTGTCTAGGACATGAAATTTTGTCCCTAACTGTATTTACTTggattgtattatttattttcaccAATTTTTGGCTCGNNNNNNNNNNNNNNNNNNNNNNNNNNNNNNNNNNNNNNNNNNNNNNNNNNNNNNCAATACGACGTCTTTAGTCagtaacaaaaaatagatttactaTCCATTTTATTTTAGTACTCATACACATTTAATGTTCTANNNNNNNNNNNNNNNNNNNNNNNNNNNNNNNNNNNNNNNNNNNNNNNNNNNNNNNNNNNNNNNNNNNNNNNNNNNNNNNNNNNNNNNNNNNNNNNNNNNNNNNNNNNNNNNNNNNNNNNNNNNNNNNNNNNNNNNNNNNNNNNNNNNNNNNNNNNNNNNNNNNNNNNNNNNNNNNNNNNNNNNNNNNNNNNNNNNNNNNNNNNNNNNNNNNNNNNNNNNNNNNNNNNNNNNNNNNNNNNNNNNNNNNNNNNNNNNNNNNNNNNNNNNNNNNNNNNNNNNNNNNNNNNNNNNNNNNNNNNNNNNNNNNNNNNNNNNNNNNNNNNNNNNNNNNNNNNNNNNNNNNNNNNNNNNNNNNNNNNNNNNNNNNNNNNNNNNNNNNNNNNNNNNNNNNNNNNN includes:
- the LOC119592338 gene encoding LOW QUALITY PROTEIN: membrane metallo-endopeptidase-like 1 (The sequence of the model RefSeq protein was modified relative to this genomic sequence to represent the inferred CDS: inserted 1 base in 1 codon; deleted 2 bases in 2 codons), producing MHPITERQPPVTETSVTEISSTERAFEITTEAVTITETTEAVTITETTAETTEAESTITTTEEIPTTTEEYTFTYMEGRDCNTTDCRRLAARMLDMMDNGDISPCADFYQYACGGVVDNGFLRPENPQYYVDRIIGEKLASVHPDDPDLGAAKVFFDGCLRTSNXGVLERLSDSMKVFSALESLCDASSGSGTFDLTETLTTMMKMHFTPLFDLTLDVDGEDPDNFVLRLSLPTFTSPFGENLAHTVCVGEYHSELAAAKQRGGVFDLDEQYDKYNECIRRGKGSNARYMKMKEMVKNMDLIGNHTEVNMTQRLNQVIIDLDFFIQPIVQEFPEKSTFRLHNLEKKYDTMSLAELMALDGFSENIDWHKLVSDLLGISVDPKSIKVQVYFKDRLQKIIEHVNENIYDASNIHAMFMMLWSEQLYNDFVDPLGVAMGSPDYCLRIVKNLMHDFSSYLYLDALGANLDEYQQQINTMVRLTKKTAEEQLRRAHPSSPDNLLIEKLRKMTGETMDLETSKNILAHSRTGVNSTGNFIEDCRTLLLRYRSYLYSMYERGPSNPEVMWNQFLLPYKSYGTYVYAMNKFLIPYGAMAAPLFYGDDVPHYVNFAGIGHMIAHELMHSFDGTGIYYDGERRNQDKISESQAYVPHTECLSEKLIYPQYVNTTSDLDTNFTLPHRLALNELLSDSAATRLAWETYISLRGRGGSSQPSRRRRSLDWYPPGARAKRQAVMPPPGPIKPLPSTNTSEPKLPFLDLTPIQLYFLRTAQTQCSATSDIMFNVKEDEHLPSRLRVNMILMNDPLFAEAFQCQGGEPWWPTSSATSPWGRGASPSALNLVSSSGFKVGMPTNLKIM